A region from the Microcoleus sp. FACHB-672 genome encodes:
- a CDS encoding PAS domain S-box protein: MNTMRWLGYLLGWSNSMKLKFPHLRRYGVAVVAVALALLLTLLLGPLLKATPTPLFFGAVALSSWYGGFPCGLLATILSALSLQYFFVEPIYSFQGAALQDILLLGIFIMVALLISSLNAARLKAEKRLKVSEEGFRLLVQSVKDYAIFRLDPQGYVVTWNEGAERIKGYQAKEIIGEHFSRFYTAEDLAQSRPERILQVTAAEGRFEDKGWRIRKDGSRFWADAIITALRDEAGNLIGFSKVTRDITATKIAEEEIKISLKQLSDIKFALDESVIVARTDHRGIINFVNNKFCEISKFSQEELVGQDHRILNSGYHPKEFFRTLWETISSGKVWEGEIKNRAKDGTYYWVDTTIVPLVDEQGKPFQYLAIRSDITELKRVEEELRIRARQQEAIAQLGQQALSGTDLGALMDAAVRLIAQTLEVEYCKVLELLPGGNTLLLRAGVGWQEGLVGHGTVGTGMDSQAGYTLASSEPVVVTDLRTETRFSGPPLLHNHGVISGLSLIILGSRSLSNEAGLTLQSDLQNARPWGVLGTHTTKHRRFSKDDIHFFQAAANILAQAIQRQGVEEERARILEREQAARAEAEASERYNRFFAEAVPHIIWTARPDGWLDYYNQRWVDYTGMTVEQTQGWGWQPVLHPDDVQKCIDTWSHSVQTGEPYEIEYRFKRASDGQYRWHLGRALPMRDHNGEIVKWFGTGTDIDEQKQADEERVQLLKREQSARAIAESASEMVQRLQAVTDAAIAHLSLDELLNELLDRLCEVLWVDTATVLLLEAESNTLVVRAARGVEGEIEQQVRIPMGQGLAGRIAVDRQPVLIDQDAYTLAYSPIFQDKQIQSLMGVPLLVEDRVLGVVQVGTLNIRNFTSDDLHLLQLVAERVALAIDRANLYEAEQHARTQAEAANRIKDEFLAIVSHELRTPLNSILGWSQMLRSQKLNDAIRAKALETIERNAKQQVRVIDDILDMSRILRGKIRLNVIPVNLAGIVEETLETFKPALDAKNIQVESILAGSNSTVAGDPDRLQQIINNLLSNAIKFTPEGGRVEVKLEPAGKHVQLTVSDTGIGIDAEFLPHVFEGFRQADSSTTRTHGGLGLGLTIVRYLAELHGGTVKVFSEGKDKGATFRVKLPLATKARVSQLEATEVGSEGTSQDLWVLDGLQVLVVDDDPDTCELIATVLTHYGVSVTAVSSARDAFTALEQLTPDVLVSDIGMPGENGYQLIRKLRQQEAARGEQIPAVALTAFARDEDRRQAMLAGFQMHVSKPVEPAELAKVIAKLASLS; this comes from the coding sequence ATGAACACAATGCGTTGGCTGGGCTATCTCTTAGGCTGGAGTAACTCGATGAAATTGAAGTTTCCGCATCTGCGGCGCTATGGCGTAGCTGTAGTGGCTGTGGCGCTAGCGCTGCTCCTGACACTCCTACTCGGACCATTGCTAAAAGCCACTCCCACTCCACTGTTTTTTGGCGCTGTGGCCCTCAGCTCTTGGTATGGTGGCTTCCCGTGTGGGTTACTGGCCACTATTTTATCTGCCCTGTCCCTCCAATACTTTTTTGTCGAACCGATCTATTCGTTTCAAGGTGCCGCATTACAGGACATCTTGCTGCTGGGCATATTTATAATGGTGGCGCTGCTGATCAGTTCGCTCAACGCCGCCCGCCTAAAGGCGGAAAAGCGTCTGAAAGTCAGTGAAGAGGGTTTCCGCTTGCTGGTGCAGAGTGTGAAAGATTACGCGATTTTCCGGCTCGATCCTCAGGGGTATGTGGTTACTTGGAATGAGGGAGCAGAACGCATTAAGGGTTATCAAGCCAAAGAGATTATTGGTGAGCATTTCTCCCGCTTTTACACTGCTGAAGACCTTGCACAAAGTAGGCCAGAACGCATCCTGCAGGTGACCGCTGCTGAAGGTCGGTTTGAAGATAAGGGTTGGCGCATTCGTAAGGATGGTTCGCGGTTCTGGGCTGATGCGATCATCACAGCCTTACGAGACGAAGCCGGCAACCTCATAGGCTTCTCAAAAGTAACACGCGATATTACTGCTACAAAGATCGCAGAGGAAGAAATCAAAATATCTCTGAAACAGCTATCAGATATAAAATTTGCTTTAGATGAATCTGTGATCGTAGCCCGAACCGATCATAGAGGAATTATTAATTTTGTTAATAATAAGTTTTGTGAGATTTCTAAGTTTTCTCAAGAAGAACTGGTAGGGCAAGACCACCGAATTCTTAATTCTGGATATCATCCCAAAGAATTTTTTAGAACTTTGTGGGAAACGATTTCTAGCGGGAAAGTTTGGGAAGGAGAAATTAAGAACCGAGCGAAAGATGGAACGTATTACTGGGTAGATACAACCATTGTTCCTTTGGTCGATGAACAAGGAAAACCCTTTCAATATTTAGCCATTCGATCCGATATCACGGAACTAAAACGGGTAGAGGAAGAGTTGAGAATCCGAGCGCGACAGCAAGAAGCGATTGCTCAACTGGGTCAGCAAGCACTTTCGGGCACGGATCTTGGGGCGCTGATGGATGCAGCAGTAAGGCTGATTGCCCAAACTCTAGAAGTTGAGTATTGCAAAGTTTTAGAACTGCTACCGGGGGGTAACACCTTGCTGCTGAGAGCCGGCGTGGGGTGGCAGGAAGGATTGGTTGGTCACGGCACCGTAGGTACAGGAATGGATTCACAAGCCGGCTACACCTTAGCGTCTTCTGAGCCGGTAGTTGTTACGGATCTGCGAACTGAAACAAGATTCTCTGGCCCTCCTTTGCTGCACAACCACGGGGTTATTAGTGGTCTAAGCCTAATCATTTTGGGTTCAAGGTCGCTGTCGAATGAGGCCGGTCTGACATTGCAAAGCGACCTTCAAAACGCTCGACCTTGGGGGGTTTTGGGCACCCACACAACCAAGCACCGGAGGTTCAGCAAAGATGATATTCACTTTTTCCAAGCCGCTGCAAACATTCTGGCGCAAGCGATTCAACGCCAGGGTGTGGAAGAAGAACGTGCCCGAATTTTAGAGCGTGAGCAAGCAGCCCGCGCAGAAGCGGAGGCAAGCGAGCGGTACAATCGTTTCTTCGCCGAAGCCGTTCCCCACATCATTTGGACTGCGCGACCGGATGGTTGGCTGGATTATTATAACCAGCGCTGGGTTGACTACACCGGCATGACGGTCGAACAAACTCAGGGCTGGGGATGGCAGCCGGTGTTGCATCCTGACGATGTCCAGAAGTGTATTGACACCTGGAGCCACAGCGTTCAGACGGGCGAGCCTTACGAAATCGAATACCGCTTTAAAAGGGCTTCTGACGGGCAATATCGCTGGCATTTAGGTCGGGCTTTGCCAATGCGCGATCACAATGGTGAAATCGTGAAGTGGTTCGGAACTGGCACAGACATTGATGAGCAGAAGCAGGCAGATGAAGAACGCGTTCAACTCTTGAAGCGCGAGCAAAGCGCACGGGCTATTGCTGAATCCGCCAGTGAAATGGTACAGCGTCTCCAAGCGGTCACGGATGCGGCGATCGCCCATCTATCGCTAGATGAGCTGCTTAATGAGTTACTTGATCGCCTCTGTGAAGTTCTGTGGGTCGATACGGCGACAGTTTTGCTGCTGGAGGCTGAAAGTAATACGCTGGTGGTGCGGGCTGCTAGGGGAGTTGAGGGGGAAATTGAACAGCAAGTCCGCATACCTATGGGTCAGGGATTAGCCGGACGCATTGCTGTTGACCGTCAGCCGGTGTTGATTGACCAGGATGCTTATACTCTAGCCTACAGCCCAATCTTCCAAGACAAACAGATTCAATCGCTGATGGGTGTTCCGCTGCTCGTTGAAGATAGAGTGCTGGGAGTTGTCCAAGTCGGCACCCTGAATATCCGCAACTTCACTTCAGACGATTTACATCTGCTTCAGCTTGTGGCTGAGCGCGTTGCTTTGGCGATTGATCGTGCCAACCTGTACGAGGCAGAACAGCACGCACGTACTCAAGCAGAAGCGGCTAACCGCATTAAAGATGAGTTTCTGGCAATTGTCTCTCACGAACTCCGCACGCCGCTCAACTCAATTTTGGGCTGGTCGCAAATGCTCCGCAGCCAGAAGTTAAATGATGCAATTAGGGCTAAAGCACTGGAAACGATTGAGCGTAATGCCAAGCAACAGGTGAGAGTGATCGACGATATTCTCGATATGTCCCGCATCCTGCGCGGCAAGATTCGCTTGAATGTGATTCCAGTTAACTTGGCAGGAATTGTTGAGGAGACATTAGAGACATTTAAACCGGCACTGGATGCCAAGAATATTCAAGTAGAGTCCATACTTGCCGGCTCAAACAGCACAGTTGCAGGCGATCCAGATCGCTTGCAACAAATTATTAACAATTTGCTTTCAAATGCCATCAAGTTTACCCCTGAAGGCGGACGGGTGGAAGTCAAACTGGAGCCGGCAGGTAAGCACGTCCAACTTACGGTAAGCGACACCGGCATTGGAATTGATGCTGAGTTTCTGCCTCATGTATTTGAAGGGTTCCGCCAAGCTGATAGTTCAACAACACGAACACACGGTGGGCTAGGGTTAGGATTGACGATTGTTCGCTATCTTGCAGAACTGCATGGCGGGACGGTTAAGGTATTTAGTGAAGGCAAAGACAAGGGAGCGACATTTAGGGTGAAGTTGCCACTAGCGACGAAAGCGCGAGTTTCGCAGCTAGAAGCAACAGAAGTTGGAAGTGAAGGAACCTCCCAAGACTTGTGGGTACTGGATGGCTTGCAGGTGCTGGTTGTGGATGATGATCCCGATACCTGCGAATTAATTGCCACGGTGTTAACCCATTACGGGGTGAGCGTAACGGCGGTTTCATCAGCCCGTGACGCGTTTACAGCGCTTGAACAGCTAACACCCGATGTGTTGGTGAGCGACATCGGAATGCCTGGAGAAAATGGCTACCAGCTGATCCGCAAGCTCAGGCAGCAAGAAGCAGCGCGGGGGGAACAGATTCCGGCTGTGGCGTTGACGGCATTTGCCAGAGACGAGGATCGCCGGCAAGCGATGCTGGCAGGATTTCAAATGCACGTCTCCAAGCCGGTTGAGCCGGCTGAGTTGGCGAAAGTGATTGCTAAGCTTGCTAGTTTAAGTTAG
- a CDS encoding aldehyde dehydrogenase family protein, giving the protein MYTCLNYIDGQWMPAQSEATLESRNPANWHELVATFPHSDSTDADKAVQAARRAYQKWRLVPAPNRAEFIYRVGELLLQRKEELAHLMSLEMGKPITESRGDVQEGVDCAFYYAGEGRRLFGQTTTSEMPNKFAMTVRMPIGVCALITPWNFPVAIPCWKALPALVCGNTIILKPAEDTPACANFLIQIFHDAGLPPGVVNLIHGLGEEVGQALVEHPGVDLVSFTGSSQTGAHVGEICSRTHKRVCLEMGGKNAQVVMEDADLELALEGALWGAFGTAGQRCTATSRLILHRDIKDKFTAMLLESTGKLRIGAGTDPDTQIGPIINGVQLQRVMDYMEVARSEGAKILTGGERATEGPIKKGFFFQPTILDQVTPDMRVAREEIFGPVVALIEINSFEEAIAVLNDTPYGLSSSVYTRDVNRAFQAMRDIEAGITYINGPTIGAEVHLPFGGVKQTGNGHREAGSAVLDVFTEWKSVYVDFSGRLQRAQIDNH; this is encoded by the coding sequence ATGTATACTTGCCTTAACTACATCGATGGCCAATGGATGCCGGCCCAATCAGAAGCCACCCTAGAAAGCCGCAACCCCGCCAACTGGCACGAACTCGTTGCCACATTTCCCCATTCCGACAGCACCGATGCCGACAAAGCCGTTCAAGCAGCCCGCCGCGCCTACCAGAAATGGCGTTTAGTGCCGGCCCCAAACCGTGCCGAATTTATCTACCGCGTTGGAGAACTGTTACTTCAACGCAAAGAAGAACTCGCCCACCTGATGAGCCTAGAGATGGGTAAACCCATCACCGAATCCCGTGGAGACGTGCAAGAAGGCGTTGATTGCGCTTTTTACTATGCGGGAGAAGGCCGGCGGCTATTTGGTCAAACAACGACCTCAGAGATGCCGAATAAATTTGCGATGACCGTGCGAATGCCGATAGGAGTGTGCGCCCTGATCACGCCCTGGAATTTTCCCGTCGCCATACCATGCTGGAAAGCATTACCGGCCCTCGTGTGCGGCAACACCATCATCCTTAAACCTGCCGAAGATACGCCGGCTTGTGCAAACTTCTTGATCCAGATATTCCATGATGCCGGCTTACCACCGGGAGTCGTTAATTTAATTCATGGTTTGGGAGAAGAAGTCGGTCAAGCTTTAGTAGAGCATCCGGGTGTCGATTTAGTTTCCTTTACCGGCTCATCCCAGACAGGTGCCCATGTTGGCGAGATTTGCAGCCGCACTCACAAGCGCGTTTGCCTGGAAATGGGCGGTAAAAATGCCCAAGTCGTGATGGAAGATGCCGACTTAGAACTAGCACTCGAAGGCGCACTTTGGGGCGCTTTTGGCACAGCCGGCCAGCGCTGCACCGCCACCAGCCGGCTGATCCTGCACCGCGATATCAAAGACAAATTCACCGCCATGCTGCTGGAAAGCACCGGCAAATTGCGGATCGGTGCCGGCACTGATCCAGACACACAAATCGGCCCAATTATCAACGGCGTGCAGTTGCAGCGGGTGATGGATTATATGGAAGTCGCCCGCAGTGAAGGCGCAAAAATATTAACCGGCGGCGAGAGAGCAACTGAAGGCCCAATTAAAAAAGGTTTCTTCTTCCAGCCAACGATTCTTGATCAGGTCACTCCCGATATGCGAGTTGCCCGCGAAGAAATTTTTGGGCCGGTTGTCGCCCTCATCGAAATCAATTCATTTGAAGAAGCGATCGCAGTTCTCAACGACACACCCTACGGTTTATCCTCATCCGTCTATACCCGCGATGTAAACCGAGCCTTCCAAGCCATGCGCGACATCGAAGCCGGCATCACTTACATTAATGGCCCAACCATTGGCGCAGAAGTGCATTTACCTTTTGGTGGAGTTAAGCAAACAGGCAATGGACACCGGGAAGCCGGCAGCGCTGTCCTCGATGTGTTTACAGAATGGAAAAGTGTTTATGTAGATTTTTCAGGTCGTCTGCAACGCGCCCAAATTGACAATCATTAG
- the ureC gene encoding urease subunit alpha translates to MSYRMDRRAYAETYGPTVGDRIRLADTELFIEVEQDFTTYGDEVKFGGGKVIRDGMGQSPISNADGAVDLVITNALILDWWGIVKADIGIKDGKIFKIGKAGNPYIQDNVDIIIGPGTEAVAGEGMILTAGGIDSHIHFICPQQIEVAIASGITTMIGGGTGPATGTNATTCTPGPWNIYRMLQAADAFPVNLGFLGKGNSSQPAGLTEQIAAGAMGLKLHEDWGTTPATIDTCLNVADEQDVQVAIHTDTLNEAGFVETTIAAFKNRTIHTYHTEGAGGGHAPDIIKVCGQANVLPSSTNPTRPYTVNTLEEHLDMLMVCHHLDRSIPEDVAFAESRIRRETIAAEDILHDLGAFSMIASDSQAMGRVGEVIIRTWQTAHKMKVQRGNLNSEPADNFRAKRYIAKYTINPAIAHGIAEHVGSVEAGKLADLCLWKPAFFGVKPEIVIKGGMIAWSQMGDANASIPTPQPVQMRPMFGSYAGARTSTSLTFVSQAALDLNIPSQLNLQKKTVAVSGTRRLTKRDMKLNDALPHIEVDPETYEVRADGELLTCEPATVLPLAQRYFLF, encoded by the coding sequence ATGAGTTATCGCATGGATCGCCGCGCCTACGCAGAAACCTACGGCCCAACTGTAGGTGATCGCATCCGCTTAGCTGATACAGAATTATTTATCGAAGTCGAACAAGACTTTACAACCTACGGCGATGAAGTCAAATTTGGCGGCGGTAAAGTTATTCGAGATGGCATGGGACAATCCCCCATATCTAACGCTGATGGTGCCGTTGATCTCGTGATTACCAATGCCTTAATCCTCGATTGGTGGGGAATTGTGAAAGCCGATATTGGCATTAAAGATGGAAAAATATTCAAAATTGGAAAAGCTGGCAACCCCTACATTCAAGACAATGTAGATATTATCATTGGCCCTGGAACCGAAGCCGTTGCCGGCGAAGGGATGATTCTGACAGCCGGCGGCATTGACAGTCACATTCACTTTATTTGTCCTCAGCAAATCGAAGTCGCCATTGCATCCGGCATCACCACCATGATCGGCGGCGGAACCGGCCCTGCCACCGGCACAAATGCCACCACCTGCACCCCCGGTCCTTGGAACATTTACCGAATGCTACAAGCCGCCGACGCCTTCCCCGTTAACCTGGGGTTTTTGGGCAAAGGCAACAGTTCCCAACCGGCAGGACTCACCGAACAAATCGCCGCCGGCGCAATGGGACTGAAACTGCATGAGGACTGGGGAACTACTCCTGCAACCATTGACACCTGCTTAAATGTTGCCGATGAACAGGATGTGCAAGTTGCCATTCACACCGACACCCTCAACGAAGCCGGTTTTGTTGAAACCACCATCGCCGCCTTCAAAAACCGCACCATCCACACCTATCACACCGAAGGTGCCGGTGGTGGACACGCACCCGATATTATCAAAGTGTGCGGCCAAGCTAACGTTCTCCCCTCTTCTACAAACCCTACACGTCCTTACACCGTAAATACATTAGAAGAACATCTCGATATGCTCATGGTATGCCACCACCTTGATCGCAGCATACCCGAAGATGTTGCCTTTGCCGAGTCGCGCATTCGCCGCGAAACGATCGCCGCTGAAGATATCTTGCACGACTTAGGCGCATTCAGCATGATTGCCTCAGATTCCCAAGCAATGGGACGGGTTGGAGAAGTGATTATTCGCACTTGGCAGACAGCGCACAAAATGAAAGTGCAACGCGGAAACCTCAACTCAGAACCGGCAGACAACTTCCGGGCAAAACGCTACATCGCCAAGTACACGATTAACCCTGCGATCGCCCACGGCATTGCAGAACACGTCGGTTCCGTTGAAGCCGGCAAACTCGCAGACTTGTGTCTGTGGAAACCGGCCTTTTTTGGCGTCAAACCAGAAATCGTCATCAAAGGCGGCATGATTGCCTGGTCGCAAATGGGAGATGCCAATGCTAGCATTCCCACACCGCAGCCGGTTCAGATGCGCCCGATGTTTGGCAGTTATGCCGGCGCGAGAACATCCACATCTCTAACCTTTGTTTCTCAAGCTGCCTTAGACTTGAATATTCCCAGCCAGCTAAATTTGCAGAAAAAGACAGTAGCGGTTTCAGGAACGCGCCGGCTGACTAAGCGAGATATGAAGCTCAACGACGCACTTCCCCATATAGAAGTTGATCCAGAAACCTATGAAGTGAGGGCAGATGGCGAATTGCTAACTTGCGAACCGGCAACCGTCTTGCCATTAGCCCAACGCTACTTTCTTTTCTAG
- a CDS encoding class I SAM-dependent methyltransferase, with the protein MNTQGNLRSDLYSAFYQTDTSEVIKFVQWLAGAYEISEPVKILDIGCGTGRMLREFGTIGWETVGMEPDPDYITQALLVAEEFENVSVLPKGFVGIQEIEEFNIIAAINGPFSYLIKIEDRIETLRRMFQALKPGGILFLDLANFLWILNNFKDRTARTATRDGKTINLVVHHSADFHNCIFTAEELFFWDDPEEGQVRINETHQFAITSLSELLYLIKNQGFTKIKTYTSYKARKNEKITGPRLMISAQKPK; encoded by the coding sequence ATTTGTACAATGGTTAGCCGGTGCTTATGAGATTTCAGAGCCGGTAAAGATTCTTGATATTGGCTGCGGCACAGGTCGAATGCTGCGTGAGTTTGGCACAATTGGTTGGGAAACAGTCGGAATGGAACCTGATCCAGATTATATTACACAAGCCTTACTCGTCGCAGAAGAATTTGAAAATGTTAGCGTTTTGCCGAAAGGGTTCGTCGGCATTCAGGAAATCGAAGAATTTAATATAATTGCAGCCATCAACGGCCCTTTTTCGTATCTGATTAAAATAGAAGACCGAATTGAAACGCTGCGACGAATGTTTCAAGCATTGAAACCGGGTGGCATTCTTTTTCTCGATCTCGCTAACTTCTTGTGGATTCTGAATAACTTTAAAGATCGTACAGCAAGAACAGCAACCAGAGATGGAAAAACCATTAATTTAGTTGTGCATCATTCCGCAGATTTTCATAACTGTATTTTTACGGCTGAAGAATTGTTTTTTTGGGACGATCCTGAAGAAGGCCAAGTTAGAATTAATGAAACGCATCAGTTTGCGATAACGTCCCTTTCAGAATTGCTCTATCTCATTAAAAACCAAGGATTCACAAAAATCAAAACTTACACCAGTTACAAAGCACGGAAGAATGAAAAAATTACTGGCCCTCGATTAATGATTTCCGCTCAAAAACCGAAATAA